Below is a genomic region from Elusimicrobiota bacterium.
ATTCCATCAACCGGCCGACCACCTTGCGACATTCGGCCTCATGCAACATAAAAATATAGGCCCGCTTCAACGTTGAGAATTGCGCCACATGAGGGCCGGTGGATTTTTCGCCTTTCAAAAAAGTGGGCTTCGATTCGGTATCAAACCCCACCACTTTTTCCTGCACAATTTCTTGGTAAGCCCGGTGCGCTCCTTCTTTGGTTGAAATCACAACAATGTCCTCTTCTCTCAATCCCTCAAAGGGAGCAAGCAGCGCCATTTGTTCATTGGTCGGCCACGATGGGTTCCGTCCTCCGCGAACAGCGGGCCTAAAAAACCAAAGAATCCATTTCCAAATCAAACCCACTGTTATTTTCATGGGTTCTTGAAATGTTCCTCGATCAATTTGAGTCCCACAAAATTTTTGAAGGTTTCCGCCGGGACAGCCATCAGAACAAAAACCCCCGCGGCACAGGGCAGGGCCAAAAGAATTCCAATCGAGATCACAAGAAATTTGGGAACGGCCAGGAATTTGACCAGAAGCGCCCCCAACAATGAAGCGAAACCGAAGAGAATGGCCATGGTTGCGATAATCATGATTAAAATAATCGACATCGCGATCCCAGTGCCGATAGCCAACAGGGTGTAGAGCAACACAAAGCCCAGTCCATGCATCATTTTCTTTGCCCCGAGGCTGAACACATAACGAATCGCTTCTCGACCTCTCTGGCCTGTCACTCCCATATATATAGGAAGAAATCGGTTCACCACGCTCATCACGAACACAAAGACCAATAAATAGCCCAACAGGGCAAGGCCCCCCAGGACGAGAAACAACCCATGTTCTTTCAAAACCAAGGTATGTTTGAGAAATCCGCGAACAACCAACGCTGGCCCAGTTAAAAGAGGAACTGCCAGGAGAACCAAAGCAACGAAATTAAAACGGAACAAAGATTCACCCAGCGCCTGCGTCTCTTTCCAATATCGCCGCAATGAGAAGGTTTTCGTGAGCAGGCATTGGATAAGGACCATCTTCAGCCTTGAATACAACCATGTCCACACCGCCAACAAAAGCAACCAGAGGCTCACTAGAATTCCCAAAAGGGTCAGGATGGTTTTTTTATTTTCTCGCAAAAACGAAAACACTTGAGCCGGTGGGTATAAAAATTTTTCTGGCGTGATCTCTGCGGGAACGGTCTTGGGCGTGGGTGTCAAAGAATCAGAAGCAGGAGCGTTTTTCCAAAAATTTGGAAAGTCAGGAATTTGAATGTTTGAGAACCCGCCCCATCCACCGGTGAACAAATTGAGAAAAAGAAGGCTCAGCCAAACTTTGGCTTTAAAAGGCCAGAGCAATGCTTTTGTGAGTTGAAAGGCCTCCTCAACACAATTTGTAAACCGGTGGATCAAGGGGGATTGGAAGGCTTAGGCGGCGCGAGGAGTGTACGTCGAACTTCCAAATCCCAACATGGGATAAAAAATAATGGGAATGAATGTTAAACCCAACGCGTAACCGACTCCATGACCAAAGGCTTTGGCGATATCAATGGACACGATAATCATGATGACGAAGTTCACGAGCGGAATGAAGAACAGTAGCAGCCACCAACCTGGACGACCCGCGATCTTCAGCATCAAATAAACGTTGAAGAAGGGAATGATGGCGCCCCAACCTGGCTGACCCGCTTTCACGAATGTTTTCCACAAACCCGCGATGACAATAACAGCGACCAACACACTGAACAACAGACCAATCTTCTCCTGCATATTTCCCCCTTTTCGTTTTCAATTTTCATTCTTGAACCGGCCATGCCGTGTACAAGAACGAGCGGACATTTATCGCATATTGCTAAGATCCCGACATGAAACACTTTTTCTTTTTTACCACGCTTATTATTCCACTGACAATATTTCCAGGATGCAATAAAAAACCGTCCCCGGGTTCAGGCAATCATTACAAAGTGACGTTTAAGGCTTTGCGACAGAATACGGAGCCGGCCGTTGGGTTTAGAGTCGAGGCTTGGGTCAAAGGGAAAAGTGAACCTCAGACAAAAACTACCAATGTCGATGGCATCGTGGAGTGGAATGATCTTCCCACACCGGATGCCACCCATCAACTGAACACGGTCCTTCATTATTACATGAAGAAAAAAGATCAATCTCGAGAAATCAGTTATCCCTTCATTGAGTCTGACGCAACCCGCCTCAAAGACACGCAATACATTCCCAACAACGCCACACCTGACCCCCAGTAGAAATCAAAAGATCGGATAGGAATCACTTGACGTTGGCGCCATTGACAGTTCTCAACGTGGCGCCCACGTCTCCCACGAAAGTTTTGGCGGCCAATTTGAGGGGCCAATGGCGAGCGTCGTCGGTCACCCATAAATAGATGCTGGCCTTCGGGTGCGAGGCAAACCCCTCTCCGGAATCAATAAGGGGTTCTAAAACGAGACAAGGAAACTCGCGCCCCTGATGTTCCACGTTTTCTTTTCTCAAAACACGAATTTGAATCGATTGGGTTTTGGTCCCATTCATGACTGGAAAAACAACCGATTTCCCGACCGCGAGGGGTTGCGCCCGCACAAAATAGAGGGCGGACACGATATCTTGAGCCAAACGGCCCGCCTCGCCTTCTTCATTTTTGGGAGCCGTGTCTTTTCCGGGGCGAAAAACCCGGCTTTTGTAACGGCCCGTCAATGGATCATAAAAAACAGTCTGTACCTTCTTTTTTTTGCCTTCCTGGCTTTGGATGGAGTGACCCACGCTGACCAACGCGTCAACATCCAGCCATGACTCATAGCGGTTCTTCACTTCAAACACAGCGTCCACCACTTTATTGGTGTTCAATTCAATGGAAGCTTGATAGGCCGGCCGATTTTTCCGGAGAGTTGTCCCTTTAACCTTCATGCTCATCTCTCCGGCGGAGGCGGATTTCCATCCCACATCAAACACCAGTTCTTCCCCCACCGCAAATGCCGTGTTGGGAACTTTCCTCCAGGCGGCAGAAACCGCCGCCGTCATACCCCCCATCATCACAGAGAACACAACCGCGTTATGCACATTCGTGATACGGAGGATTCGTTTGCATTTTGTTCCCATGATTTCATGAAACATAGCTTTTTCAATCGGCATATTGAATCTTGATTTCTCATTGCAGCGCCGTTTTCGACCAACACTGTTGGACAACAATGCCATGGGGGTCAACATTACCTCAGCGGATGTGGCAGAAATGGTGGTGACAATGTTGAGTTTCGTTTTTCACAAAACCACGGGCGCCCAAGTTCCCATCGATGGCGGGGATGAACGGATTATTTCGCGAGAGTCCTTTCTACGGGTCTCTGTCGAACAGACATGCCGGCAGTGAGCACCAGTCGACTGGCATCTTCAACCGACATTTCCAAAGGTTCAATGGCGGACCGCGGAATAAACACCAAATACCCTCCAATCTGATAACTCATCGGAAGATAGACCGCGATTTCATTGGAGTCGTTAAGACCGTTGGGAAGAGCGGTGAGATCCTCCCTCGTAACAAAACCCACCAACCACACATTCATAGAAGGAATGCGGACCTTCACCACCCGATTAAACCGGCCCTTCTGTCCTTGGGAAAATGAATCGATGATGTCTTCCACCGCGCCATAAAGAGATTTGATGAGGGGAATATGTTCCAACAGTTGATGCCAAGCAGCCACCAGCCGCCGGGCAAAGGCTGTGTTCAATGATAATCCCATGCCATAACACAACAGAATGGCGATGAGGACTCCCATGCCCGGGAAATGAATGGGCTCAGGCAGAAAGGGTTTAAACAAACCGCCCAAGAGTGTTTCGGCCGTTCTGGCCAACCACACAAGCGTCGCCAACAGAACGGCGACCGGCAATACGACAACCAACCCTCTAAAAAATGTTCTTGCTACGTTTATTTCTTGTTTCGCCATCTCACTCCTCACCTTGGTGTTAATAAATCAGCGACAGAACAAAAATCGGCCTCGATATTAA
It encodes:
- the rnd gene encoding Ribonuclease D, with the translated sequence MKITVGLIWKWILWFFRPAVRGGRNPSWPTNEQMALLAPFEGLREEDIVVISTKEGAHRAYQEIVQEKVVGFDTESKPTFLKGEKSTGPHVAQFSTLKRAYIFMLHEAECRKVVGRLMESTQLKKVGFGLSNDVKSIRSKLKVQPQEILDLETLFVSKGHGRGVGVKVAVALVFKRRFRKSRKASTSNWAAHHLTDLQIHYAANDAFAAIKVFHALKTKSH